Within Streptomyces sp. NBC_00704, the genomic segment GAAGAGCGTCTGGTCCTTGCGGAGCCGGTGGTACTCCTCGGCGATGGGCTCCTTGACCTTCAGCAGCAGGTCGGCCGCGGCCCACACCTCGTCGGCGGTCTCCAGGATGTGCGCGCCGGCGGCCACGTACTCCTCGTCCGTGATGGACGAGCCGAGGCCGGCGCCTCGTTCGACGACGACCTGGTGGCCGTGGCGCACCAGCTCGTGCACGCCGGCGGGGGTGATGGCCACCCGGAACTCGTTGTTCTTGACCTCGCGGGGGATGCCGACCTTCACGTCGATCACGGTCCTTGGCTCAGAGGGTGTGGGGGCACAGCGAAGACATTCCCGGAGATACAGGGCACACCGGGACGCACCGCAGGAGAACGTGCGGCAGAGCCAGTCTAATGAAGGTGTTCCCGCTGTCTAGCCTTTCATTGCATCAACCTTCAGCAGATGCACTGCGGATTTCGCAGGTGTCAGCGGCGAGATCCGGCTGTTCGGGCCCCGTACCGCCTTCCGCGGGCTCCTCTTCCAGGATGCGCTCGGCCTCGCCCCGGTGCAGGCGGGCGGCCGCCGGGTCGCCCAGGCGGTCCAGGGTGTCGGCCAACCGCAGCCGCACCGCGGCCTGCAAGCGGGTGTCCCCGGCGCGCCCGGCCCACTCCACCGCCTCCTCGCAGGTGCGCAGCGAATCCTCGGGGCGGCCCGCGTACTCCTGGACCCGGGCCAGCTCGCTCAACGCCCGTGCGTGCGCGGCCACATCGCCGCTCTTGCGGTGCCCCGCGGCGGCCGCCCGCCAGGCCCGCTGCGCCTCCCCGTAGTGGCCCGCGTAGGTGTGCGCGGTGGCCATGCGGCCGTACAGCCGCGCGGCGTCCGCGCGCTCGTCGCGGGCCAGGCGCTGGGCGAGGGCCCGGCCGAACCAGTCGGCGGCCCGCTCGTAGTCCCCGAGCTCCAGGTGCGCGCCGCCTACGGATTCCATCGCGCGGCCGATCGCGTACGGATCGCCGGCCTGGCGTCCGGCGTCCAGCGCGGCCCGGTAGCGCACCAGGGCTTCCGCGGTGCGGCCCGTGCGCGCGTCGACGTCGGCCAGGTTCAGCAGGGCCGCGGCCTTCTCCCGGGGCAGCCGGCGGCGCTCGGCGACGTCCAGGACGAGCCGGTGCACGCCGTACAGGTCGGGGGCGGCCGCCTGGGTGCCGAGGTGCGCCACCATCGCCCGCACCAGCTGGGACATCAGCCGGCGGGCGAGGGTGTCCAGCTCCCCGTCCGCGACGGCGAGGCGGGCCGAGGCCAGCAGGGCGGGCCGGCGCGCGACCAGCCACTCGGCGGCCGCGCGCGGGGTGGGGAAGCGCAGCGCGCGCGGCGTGTTCTGGAGCTTCTCGCGGGCCTGGGGGCTGTCGGTCTCGGTGACGGCCCGGCAGGACTGCAGCAGCCGTACCGTGCGCTCCAGCATGCGGGCGCGGGCCAGCTGGAGCTCGGCGGGACGGTCGTGGGTGCGGGCGGCGGCCCGCAGCAGGGGGTGCAGACAGCCGGGGATCTCGTACTGCGGCAGCGGGGAGTCCACGGCCCGCAGCAGTCCGAGGGCGGTGAGGTCGTCCAGGACGGTGCGGGCGGCGCCCACCGAGCAGCCCGCCAGCGCGGAGGCGGTGTGCGGGTCGGCGAGTCCGGCCGGGGCGAGGCTCAGCAGCCGCAGCACGCGGGCCGCGGGGGCGGGCAGCGCGGTGTGCACGAGCCCGAACACGCGGCTCAGCGGCGCGCCCTCGTCGCTCTCCGCGTGGAGCTGCCGGGCGAGGTCGGCGACGGCGGCCTGGGGACGGGCGGCGAGCCAGCCGCCGGCCAGCGTCAGGGCGGCGGGCTCGCCCTGGCAGGCCTCCACGAGCGCCTCGGCGGAGCGCGGGTCGACCGTGATGCGGACGGAGCCGGTGTACCGGGTCAGCAGTTCGAGGGCGGACTTGGTGTCCAGGCCGCCCAGGGTGCAGGGGCGGACGTCGGCGATGCCGGTGAGGGGCCCGGAGGAGACGGCGACGAGCAGGCACTGCGGGGCGTCGGGAAGCAGCGCGTCGACCTGTTCGGCGCCGGTCGCGTCGTCGAGCAGGAGCAGCGCCCGCCGCGGTGCGAGGGCTTCGCGCAGCAGCACCGTCAGGTCGTCCTCACCGGCGCCGGCGGGCGCGGGCACGTCCAGCGCGGCGAGCAGTTCACGTGCCGCGCGCTCGACCGGCACGGGCGTGCCGTCGGGCTCGGCGAGACGGGCGCGCAGCACGCCGTCCGGGTACCGGTCGGCGATCCGCCGGACGAGTTCCTCGGCGAGCGCGGTCCGTCCCGAGCCGGGCCGGCCGGCGATCAGGAGCACGCGCGCGCGGGGGGCCTTTCGGCCGGAGATGGTGTCCAGGCCCGCGCGCTCGATGTCGGCGCGCAGTTCCTTCAACTCCCGGGTGCGGCCCAGGAAATGGCCCTCTGTCGCAGCGTGTCCGGACAGCTGCACGCCGCCTGTGTCCACTGCCTGATCCGTCACGGGCCACACTCCCGTCCCACCGCGCACGCAACCCGCCGGGACTCCGGATCGGGTGATTCCAGAGCCTAGTTCACGCTCTGCGACGTTCCGGGAGGAGAACGGCGGCGCGCGGCCGGGACCCCCCGATCGGATCAGCCGATCGTCACACCGGAGGTGCCCCGAAGGGACGAAAACCGGCCATGGACGACAGCCGGGCGGGCGGGCGGACTCAGACCTCGAACGGGCGGGCCGGCCAGGGCGCCTCGGCCGGACGCAGCGCCTCGACGCCCTCCCCGGCGCGGGCCGCCACCAGCGACAGCACGCCGACCACGAGGCAGTTGTTGTGGACGTATCCCGCGAGGACCGCCCCGACCAGGTCGGCGACCGGCACGCGCGCGTGCTCCATGTCGGCCTCCTCGTCCTCCACCGCGAAGCGCTGCCCCTCCGCCTCCGACAGTCCCCGGGCCAGGAAGATCCGCACGGACTCGTCGCAGCCGCCGGGAGTCGTGTACACGTCAGTGAGAACGCGCCAGTCCTCGGCCTTGACGTGCGCCTCCTCGTACAGCTCGCGCTGGGCCGCGTGCAGCGGGTTCTCGCCGGGCACGTCGAGCAGGCCGGCCGGGATCTCCCACAGCTTGTGCCGGACGGGGTGGCGGTACTGCTTGATGAGCAGCACGCGGTCCTCGTCGTCGAGGGCGAGCACCGCCACGGAACCGGGGTGCACCTGGTAGTCCCGGCGGACCACCGCGCCGTCGGGCATGACCACCTCGTCGGTGCGCACCGAGGTCTTGCCGCCCACGAAGGGGGTTCGGGTGGCCCGGATCTCCCACGCCTGCGGAGTGTCCTTGATCGTCATGCCTTGCGTCCTTCCACCGTGCCACCTGCGCAAACGAAACCGGGGTGCAAACCCGTTGAAGATTTGCACCCCGGCCACCGTACAACCGGTGTGTCACTCCGAATTCGGCCCCGCGGCGATCTTCCGCTCGACCGCCGCCTTCACCAGGCCGGCGAACAGCGGGTGCGGACGCGTGGGCCGCGACCGCAGCTCCGGGTGCGCCTGCGTGGCCACCAGGTAGGGGTGGACGTCGCGCGGGTACTCGACGTACTCGACGAGCTTGCCGTCCGGCGAGGTGCCCGAGAACAGGATGCCCGCCTTCTTCTCCAGCTCGGCCCGGTAGGCGTTGTTCACCTCGTAGCGGTGGCGGTGCCGCTCCTCGACGTACTCCTTGTCGTCGTAGACCTCACGGACGATGGAGCCCTCGGCCAGCTTCGCCGGGTACATGCCCAGGCGCATCGTGCCGCCCATGTCGCCCTCGCCGGCCACGATGTCGAGCTGCTCGGCCATCGTGGAGATGACCGGGTGGCCGGTGGCCGGATCGAACTCGGTGGAGTTGGCGTCGCCGATGCCGGCCAGGTTGCGCGCGGCCTCGATCACGATGCACTGCAGGCCCAGGCAGAGCCCGAGGAGCGGGATCCTGTTCTCGCGGGCGTAGCGGATCGCGCCGACCTTGCCGAGCACGCCGCGGTCGCCGAAGCCGCCCGGGATGCAGATCCCGTCGACGTCCTCGAGCTGCGCCTTGGCGCCCGCCGGGGTCTTGCAGTCGTCGGAGGTGACCCACTTGATCTTCACGCGGGCCTTGTTGGCGAAGCCGCCGGCGCGCAGCGCCTCGGTGACCGAGAGATAGGCGTCGGGCAGGTCGATGTACTTGCCGACCAGCGCGAGGGTGATCTCGTGGTCGGGGTTGTGGACGCGGTCGAGCAGGTCGTCCCACGTCGTCCAGTCCACGTCGCGGAACGGCAGGTCCAGCTTGCGGACGACATAGGCGTCCAGGCCCTCGCCGTGCACGGTCTTGGGGATGTCGTAGATCGAGCGCGCGTCGGGGCAGGCCACCACCGCGTCCTCGTCGACGTCGCACATCAGCGAGATCTTGCGCTTGATCGCGGTCGGCACCTCGCGGTCGCAGCGCAGCACGATCGCGTCCGGCTGGATGCCGATGTTGCGCAGCGCCGCCACCGAGTGCTGGGTCGGCTTGGTCTTCAGCTCGCCGGAGGGGCCGATGTACGGCAGGAGCGAGATGTGCACCACGAAGACGTTGTCCCGGCCGACCTCGTGCCGGACCTGGCGGACGGTCTCCAGGAAGGGCAGCGACTCGATGTCGCCGACGGTGCCGCCGACCTCGGTGATCACGACGTCGACCTGGTCCGTCGCCATACGGCGGATGCGGTGCTTGATCTCGTTGGTGATGTGCGGGATGACCTGCACGGTGTCGCCCAGGTACTCGCCGCGCCGCTCCTTGGCGATCACCGTGTTGTAGACCTGGCCTGTAGTGACATTGGCGGAGCCGTCCAAGTCACGGTCGAGGAAGCGCTCGTAGTGTCCGATGTCCAGGTCGGTCTCGGCGCCGTCGTTGGTGACGAACACCTCACCGTGCTGGAAGGGGTTCATCGTGCCCGGGTCGACGTTCAGGTACGGGTCGAGCTTCTGCATCACGACGCGCAGTCCCCGCGCCTTGAGCAGCATGCCGAGGCTGGAGGCCGTCAGACCCTTGCCGAGCGAGGAGGCGACACCCCCGGTGACGAAGATGTGCTTGGTCGTCGTGGATTTGGGCGTCATGGCCAAGAGGGGGCTCCCGTGGTCGCGATTCGAGGGTGCGGTTCGGGGGCTTCGAGACCACCGGTCCACGGGCTACCAGGGTATCAGCGCCGCGGAGAGATGGCTTCCGGCCACGCTCCGCGCACGGCCCGCCACGGTGGGGCGTACGAGCACCGGTTTCTCACCCGGTGCTCACCCGTTCGGCCCACCCGCGTTGTCCGGAGCGGCACGCAGATCATCTACGTGCGTCGTATCCTGCTCGGACACTCACTGCCGAGCCCGGTCGGCAAGACGGCACACCCCCGCCCGTCCCCCACCGGAACAACGGGAGCCCGGCAGTTCGTTGAGCAGTGATCGGCGTTTTGCCCTGAGGGCCGAGCGGCTGCTTTGCTTCAGCGCTCAACGACGCATTACCAACCACCCCTTGACCGCACTAGCGACAGCCCCCGTGTCCCATGGGGGTGACGTGGCCGTTCGACTGGAGTTGCACGTGGCCGGGCGCATCGAAGACTACGCACTCATCGGAGACATGCAGACCGCCGCCTTGGTCTGCCGTGACGGGACAGTGGACTGGCTGTGCCTGCCCCGCTTCGACTCGCACGCGATCTTCGCCGGTCTGCTCGGCACGGAGGAACACGGGTTCTGGCGCCTCGGTCCGGCGCACGCCTCCGACGCGCCTCCGCCGCGTGCAGCCCGGCGCACCTACCGCGGCGACTCGCTGATCCTGGAGTCCGAGTGGGACACCCCGCGCGGCACGGTCCGGGTGACCGATTTCATGCCTCCCCGCGACGGCGCGCCCCAGCTGATCCGGATCGTCGAGGGCGTCTCGGGCCGGGTGCCGATGCGCTCGACCCTGCGGATGCGGTTCTCCTACGGCCGGGTCGTGCCGTGGGTGCACAAGCACGAGGGCCGCACGGTGGCCGTGGCGGGCCCGGACTCGGTGTGGTTCGACACCGACTGCGAGACCTACGGCAAGGCGCTGACCACGTACGCCGACTTCACCGTCGCGCCCGGCGACCGGATCGCGTTCACGATCTCGTGGGAGCCCTCGCACAAGGAGCCGCCGCCGCTGCCGGAGCCGGAGCAGTCCCTGGAGGCGACCGAGGAGTTCTGGCGCGAGTGGGTCGAGCACTGCACGTACCACGGCCCCTACCGTGAGGCCGTGATCCGCTCCCTGATCACGCTCAAGGCGCTGACGTACGGCCCGACCGGAGGCATCGTCGCCGCCCCCACCACGTCCCTGCCGGAGGACATCGGCGGCGTCCGCAACTGGGACTACCGCTACACCTGGCTGCGCGACGCGGCCATCACCCTGTCCTCGCTGCTGCGCACCGGCTACCGCGAGGAGGCCCGCGCCTGGCGCGAGTGGCTGCTGCGCGCGGTCGCCGGCGACCCCGAGAACCTGCAGATCATGTACGGCATCGCGGGCGAGCGCGAGCTGGGCGAGGCCGAGCTGGACTGGCTGCCCGGCTACGAGAACTCCGGCCCGGTCCGGGTCGGCAACGGCGCCGCGCACCAGCTCCAGCTCGACGTCTACGGCGAGGTCACCGAGGCCCTGCACCTGGGCCACATGACCGGACTGGCCCGCAACGACTACGCCTCCCTGCTCCAGCTGAAGCTGATCCGCTACCTGGAGCAGCACTGGGACGAGCCCGACGAGGGCATCTGGGAGGTGCGCGGCCCGCGCCGCCACTTCGTGCACTCCAAGGTCATGGCCTGGGTCGCGGTGGACCGCACCATCAAGCTGATCGAGTCCGGCGACGCGGACGGCCCGCTGGACAAGTGGCGCGAGCTGCGCGACGACATCCACCGGGACGTGTGCGAGAAGGGCTACGACAAGGAACGCAACACCTTCACCCAGTCCTACGGCTCCAAGGAGCTGGACGCGTCCCTGCTGCTCATCCCGCAGATGGGCTTCCTGCCCCCCGACGACAAGCGGGTGATCGGCACCATCGAGGCGATCCAGCGCGAACTGTCCACCCCGGACGGCTTCATCCTGCGTTACCCGACCTCCGGCGGCGACGAGGGCGTGGACGGCCTCCCGGGCGACGAGGGCGCGTTCCTCGCCTGCTCGTTCTGGATGGCGGACGACCTCGCGATGATCGGCCGGGTCGACGAGGCGCGCAAGCTCTTCGAGAAGCTGCTCTCGCTGCGCAACGACCTCGGTCTGCTCGCCGAGGAGTGGGACCCGCGCCTTCAGCGCCAGGTCGGCAACTTCCCGCAGGCCTTCAGCCACGTCCCGCTGATCGACACGGCGCTGCGGCTGACGGCGTCGGGGGCCTACGGCGGCTGACGCCCGGTTCCCGCGGCCGCCCGGCCGAGGTCTTACGGACCGGTGACGTCGCGGCCGCAGAACAGGACCGGGCGGCCGCGCCCGCCTACGCTGGAGCCCTCTGGCCCCTGCACGGAAGGGGGCGCCCCATGGCCTCCCCGACGACGGCGAGCGCGGCACTGTCCGCGCTGCGCGAGGAACTGGTCGGCGACGTGTTCGCCCCCGAGGATCCGGGTTACGACGAGGCCCGGACCGTCTTCAACGCGATGATCGACCGCCGTCCGGCCGTGATCGCCCAGTGCGTCGACGAGGCAGACGTCGTGCGGTCGGTGCGCTGCGCCCGCGACCTGGACCTGCCCGTCGCGGTGCGCGGCGGCGGGCACAGCGTCGCCGGCATGGCGCTGGGCGACGGCGCCCTGGTCGTGGACCTGCGCCACATGCGCACGGTCACCGTCGACCCGGCCGCCCGGACGGCCCGGATCGCGGGCGGCGCCACCATGAGCGACCTGGACCGCGCGTGCGGCCCCCACGGGCTGGCCACGACCGGCGGGCGGGCCTCCACGACCGGCGTCGGCGGCTTCGTCCTGGGCGGCGGCACCGGCTGGCTGGACCGCTGCTTCGGACTGGCCGTGGACAACCTGCTCGACGTCGAACTGGTCACCGCCGACGGCCGGCGGGTGCGCGCCAACGCCGACGACCACCCGGACCTGTTCTGGGCGCTGCACGGCGGCGGCGGCAACTTCGGCGTCGCCACGGCGCTCACCCTGAAGCTGCACGAGCTGCCCGAGTTCTCCATCGCGCTGCTGCTCTTCCAGCCGGAGCTCGGCCCCGACGCCACCCGCACCTTCCGGGACGTCATCGCGTCCGGCCCGGACGAGGCGAGCGGCGCCGTCATCTACTTCACCGGCCCGCCCGCGGAGTTCGTCCCGCCGCACCTGGTCGGCTCGCTGCTGTGCGGGGTGCTGCTGACCTACGCCGGCGCCGAGGAGGACCTGCGCAAGCTCGCCCACCCCCTGCTGGCGCTTCCGCACGAGGCGGAGGTCGTCGGAGCGATGCCGTACGCCGACGTCCAGTGCATGCTCGACGACCCGCCCGGGATGCGGAACCACTGGTCGGCGGAGTACCTGACCGGCCTCCCGGACGACTTCGTCGACGTGTACTGCGCCCGCGGGCTGACCGTGCCCGTGCCGACCGGCACCATGCACACGCTGTTCCCGCAGGGCGGCGCGATCGGCTCCGGGCCGCACGAGTACCCCGTGCCGTACCGCGACGCGCCCTGGGCCGTGCATCCCTTCGGGCTGTGGGAGGACCCGGCCGACGACGAGCGGTGCGTGCGGTGGGTCCGGGACGTCCGGGCCGACGCGCGGCCGTGGAGCACCGGAGCGGTGTACCTCAACTTCATCGGCGACGAGGGCGGCGACCGGGTCGTGGCGGGCGTCGGCGAGACGAACGCCCGGCGGCTCGCGGACGTCAAGCGGGACTACGACCCCGGGAACGTGTTCCGCTTCAACCACAACATCCGGCCCTCCTGACACCGCCCCGCGGATGTCGGCGGGACGTCCGCGCAGGTAGCGTCCGCTGCATGGACAGCCCCGCGGACCGCCCCACGAACAGCCCCACGGACCACCGACTCGACAGCCGGAGCGCCGGCATCACCGTGCGGCGTGCGCTGGAGCTGCCCGGACTGCGCAGCGGGCTGCCCGAGGTCCTCGCGGGCGGCGAGCGGCTGGAGCGCACGGTGCGCTGGGTGCACGCCGGCGAGGTCCCGCACATCGCCTCGCTGCTCAAGGGCGGCGAGCTGCTGCTGACCACGGGCTACGGCCTCGGCGCCCGCCCCGCCGAGCAGCGGGCGTTCGTGCGCACCCTGGCCGAGCGGGGCATCGCGGCCCTGGTGATCGAGCTGGGGCCGCGTTTCGAGCGGCTGCCCGCCGCCCTGGTCGAGACGGCCCGCGGCACGGGGCTCCCGCTCGTCCAACTGCACCGCGAGGTGGCGTTCGTGACGGTCACGGAGGAGGTCCACACCGAGATCGTCAACGGGCACTACGCCCTTCTCCAGCAGGCCGAGGAGGTGCACCGGCGCTGCACGCACGCCCTGCTCGGCGGCGGCGGCATCCCGCAGGTGCTGGGGATCCTGGCCGGCTTCGGCGACAACCCGGTGTTCCTGGAGACGACCGACGGACGGCTGCTGTACGCGGCCGGGGAGGGGCCGCAGGGCGCGGATCCGCTCCAGGTGTGGGAGGGGCTGCGCGGCCCGCACAAGGACGCGCCGCCCCCCGCCGGTTCGGTCCTGGTGGACGTGCCCGGGGGCGGGCCGGGGGCGGGTGCGGTGCGCGCCCGGCTGGTGCAGCTGCCCGTGCGCGGCCCGCTGGCTCCCGTGCACCGGATCGCGGCCGAACGCGCGGCGGGCGTGCTGGCCGTGGTGCTGATGCAGGCCCGCCAGGAGGACGAGCTGGCCGCGCGCGGCCGGGGCGACTTCCTCACCGACCTCGCCGAGGGGCGGATCGCCGCGGAGGACGCCCCGGCGCAGGCCCGGGTGCTGGGCTTCAGGCCCGCCGCCGGGCCGCTGCTGCCGGTCGTCATGCGGCTGGGCGAGGGCCCCTCCCCCGGCGGCGGCTGGGCGGTGCTGGCGCGGGCGGTCGCGGAGGAGCTGACGTCGCTGGGCGTGCCGGTGCTGCTGGGGGTGCGCCCGGTGGAGGGCCGGGTGCCGGTGCTGCTCGGCCTGCGCTCGGAGTCGGAGCGGCCCGCCGTGGCCGACCGGGTCGCGGCGGCGCTGCGCGCCGGGGTGGAGCGGGCCGGGATGCAGCGGCCCGGCGCCGCGCCCGCGGTGGTGGTCGTGGGCGTGGCCGGCGGCTGGGCGGCCGCCTCGGCGGGCCTCAGGCATGCCGCGGAGACGGCGACGGCCGCGCACGGGCTCCCCGACCGCCCCTGGTACGACGCCCGCCGCCTGGACATCGACCTGCTGCTGTGGCGGCTGCGCGACCACCGGGACCTGGCGGCGTTCGTGGACCGTGCGATCGGGCCGGTCCGCGATCACGACCTGCGCTCCAAGCCGCCGCTGCTGCCGACCCTGGAGACCTATCTGGCGCACGCGGGCCGCAAGGCGGAGACGGCCCGCGAGCTGCATCTGAACCGCCAGACCCTCTACAACCGCCTCGCCCGCATCGGCGAACTGCTCGGCACCGACCTCGACGACCCCCAGACGGTCCTCGCGCTGAGCCTGGCGCTGCGGGCGCGACGCCACGTGACGTGACGCCACGTGACGTGACGCCGAGGGCGTCGAGACCGGCGCGGGTCGCCTGCCGCGCGGCCCGGCGTCAGATCATCGGACGGGGCTGCGTCAGCTCGTCGTAGACGCTGAGCACCTGGGCGACGGTCTCGTCCTCGGTGGGCCAGGTGGCCGCCTGCCGGGCGCCCGCCTCCCGCAGCCGTCCGGCCCGCGCGGGGTCGCCGAGCAGCCGCACGACGGCGGCGCCGAAGGCCCGCGCGTCGCCGGACGGCACCAGTTCGGCCGCGTCGCCGACGAGTTCGCGGACGCCGGCCGCCAGCGCCGCGACGAGCGGCACGCGCGCGTGCAGCGCCTCCTGCGCCAGCACGGACCGCGACTCACCGCCGCCGGGCAGCAGCGCGAGGTCGGCGGCGGCCAGGAGTTCGCCGACGTCGTCGCGCAGCCCGGCGAGCCGGACCGGGAGCTCCTCCGTCTCGATGCGGCGCTGAAGCTCCGCGCGGTACGGCCCCTCCCCGGCGATCACGACCAGGGGCGCCGGATCCAGGTCGCGCCACGCGTGCGAGGCGTCCAGCAGGAGGTCGTAGCCCCGGTGCCGGTCCAGCGGGCCGACGGCCACGAGCAAGGGGCGGCCGGTCGCGCCGAGTTCGGCCCGCAGTTTGGGCAGCGGCTGTTCGCACTCGTCGTGCGGTCCCTCCCCCCGTGGGGGCCGGGGCAGCGCCGCCGCGGCCAGCCGCGCGTCCCGCGCGCCGGTGCGGCGGGCCCGGTCGACGAGATCGGAGGTGGTGCCCAGGACCACCGCGGCCGTCCGCGCGACCCGCCGTTCCAGCAGTCGCAGCAGATGCGCGCGGGCGCCCTCGGCGTGCGCGCGGTTGTGCCAGGTGACGACGAGCGGGGTGGTGCGGCCGCTGAGCGCGAGGACGGCCCTGAAGGAGGCGTGCAGGCCGTGGGCGTGGACGAGGTCGGCGTCCGTGCAGGCCGCGCGGAGCGCCGTCACGGAGCCCGGGTCGCTGCTGCGCGGTACGTGCACGTGTTCGGCGCCCGCGCCCGTGAAGTCGTAGGTGTCGTCGGCGTCGGTGGGGGCGCACACCGTCACCCGCACGCCCCGCGCGACGAGCCCCGCGGTCAGGGAGCGCACGTGTGCGCTGCTGCCGGCGTTGCCGCCGCCCAGCACCTGCACGGTGCGCAGCGGGGACTGGCCGTGCGGTGAGTGGCTGCTCACGTGGCCGGGGCTCCTGGTTCGGCGTCGGACGGTCACGAAGAAACGTACAGAGGGAACCGGGGCGGAGGGGTGGACCGCTGACGTTCCTCCACGTCTTACGCCCAAGGATGCCAGGACGTACGGGTGTTCCGGGCCCTACGCCCTCCGCGCGAGGGGTTTGGACCCCGCGGGCTTCACCCCCACGGGTGAAGCCTCCCGATTCCCTGTTCGACCGGTCGGCCCCCGGACCTCCGCCCGGGACCGCCGCCCGCGCCGATCACCGTCCCGGGCCGGACCGCCGTTCCCGCCGAACCGCCGTCCCGAACCGAACCGCCGCCTCCGGCCGAACCGCTCCCCGCCGCCGCGCGTGCCGCCGCGCCGGGAGCGGCGCGGGTCAGCTCCGGACGGCCGGCGCGGTGACGGCGAACCCGCCGCGGGCCGACCGGGCCGCGGCGGCCGTCAGCCGTCCGCCCGGGCCGTGGCGAGGAGTTCCTCCGCGTGGGCGCGTGCCGTCTCGGAGTCCTCCTGGCCGGCGAGCATGCGCGACAGTTCCCGGATGCGCTCCTCGCCCTCCAGGACCTTCACCCCGGACCGGGTGACCGACCCGTCGTCGGTCTTCTCGACCAGCAGCTGCCGGTCGGCGAAGGCGGCGACCTGCGGCAGGTGCGTGACGACCACCACCTGAGCGGTTTTGGCGAGCCGCGCCAGCCGGCGTCCGATCTCGACGGCCGCCTTGCCGCCCACGCCCGCGTCGACCTCGTCGAAGAGATACGTCGGCACCGGGTCCGTGCCGGCGAACACGACCTCGACGGCGAGCATCACGCGTGAGAGCTCACCACCCGACGCGCCCTTGGCGACGGGCCGCGCCGGGGCGCCCGGATGCGGGGCGAGCAGCAGCTCCACCTCGTCCACGCCGGCCGGCCCGTAGGCGACCGGACGGCCGTCGACCTCGACGCCCTGCGGATCGTCCGTCTGCCGGATGTCGAACGACACGCGCGCGTGCGGCATGGCCAGCGAGGCCAGCTCGGCGGTCACGGCCGCGGCGAACCGGCCGGCGGCGTCGGTGCGCGCGTCGGTCAGCGCCTGCGCCAGCCCGCCCAGTTCGGCCCGCAGCGCGTCCCGCTCGGCGGTCAGCTCCCCGATGCGTCCGTCGTCGCCGTCCAGCTCGGTCAGCCGGGCGGCGCCCTGCTCGGCCCAGGCGAGCACGGAGTTCACGTCCGGCCCGTACTTGCGGGTGAGGGCGGTGAGCGCGGCCCGCCGCTCCTCGACGGCCGCCAGCCGCAGCGGATCGGCGTCCAGGTCGTCGGCGTATCCGGCCAGCTCGCCCGCGACGTCGCCCAGCAGGATCCCGATCTCCCCGATCCGGTCGGTGAGCGCGGCCAGCGCCGGGTCGTGCGCCCGGACGGCCTCCAGGGCCCGCTGCGCGCCCGCCACGAGGGTGGCGGCGTCGATGCCCTCGGGATCCTCGGGGTTCCCGGCCAGCGCGGCGTGCGCGGCCGTGGCGGCGGACGACAGGGCCTCCGCGTGTCCGAGCCGCTCGGCCTCCTCCGCCAGCTCGGCGTCCTCCCCGGCGCGCGGTTCGACGCCGGCGATCTCGTCGAGTCCGAAGCGCAGCAGGTCGGCCTCCTGCGCCCGCT encodes:
- a CDS encoding FAD-binding oxidoreductase, which codes for MASPTTASAALSALREELVGDVFAPEDPGYDEARTVFNAMIDRRPAVIAQCVDEADVVRSVRCARDLDLPVAVRGGGHSVAGMALGDGALVVDLRHMRTVTVDPAARTARIAGGATMSDLDRACGPHGLATTGGRASTTGVGGFVLGGGTGWLDRCFGLAVDNLLDVELVTADGRRVRANADDHPDLFWALHGGGGNFGVATALTLKLHELPEFSIALLLFQPELGPDATRTFRDVIASGPDEASGAVIYFTGPPAEFVPPHLVGSLLCGVLLTYAGAEEDLRKLAHPLLALPHEAEVVGAMPYADVQCMLDDPPGMRNHWSAEYLTGLPDDFVDVYCARGLTVPVPTGTMHTLFPQGGAIGSGPHEYPVPYRDAPWAVHPFGLWEDPADDERCVRWVRDVRADARPWSTGAVYLNFIGDEGGDRVVAGVGETNARRLADVKRDYDPGNVFRFNHNIRPS
- a CDS encoding CTP synthase codes for the protein MTPKSTTTKHIFVTGGVASSLGKGLTASSLGMLLKARGLRVVMQKLDPYLNVDPGTMNPFQHGEVFVTNDGAETDLDIGHYERFLDRDLDGSANVTTGQVYNTVIAKERRGEYLGDTVQVIPHITNEIKHRIRRMATDQVDVVITEVGGTVGDIESLPFLETVRQVRHEVGRDNVFVVHISLLPYIGPSGELKTKPTQHSVAALRNIGIQPDAIVLRCDREVPTAIKRKISLMCDVDEDAVVACPDARSIYDIPKTVHGEGLDAYVVRKLDLPFRDVDWTTWDDLLDRVHNPDHEITLALVGKYIDLPDAYLSVTEALRAGGFANKARVKIKWVTSDDCKTPAGAKAQLEDVDGICIPGGFGDRGVLGKVGAIRYARENRIPLLGLCLGLQCIVIEAARNLAGIGDANSTEFDPATGHPVISTMAEQLDIVAGEGDMGGTMRLGMYPAKLAEGSIVREVYDDKEYVEERHRHRYEVNNAYRAELEKKAGILFSGTSPDGKLVEYVEYPRDVHPYLVATQAHPELRSRPTRPHPLFAGLVKAAVERKIAAGPNSE
- a CDS encoding glycoside hydrolase family 15 protein; the protein is MAGRIEDYALIGDMQTAALVCRDGTVDWLCLPRFDSHAIFAGLLGTEEHGFWRLGPAHASDAPPPRAARRTYRGDSLILESEWDTPRGTVRVTDFMPPRDGAPQLIRIVEGVSGRVPMRSTLRMRFSYGRVVPWVHKHEGRTVAVAGPDSVWFDTDCETYGKALTTYADFTVAPGDRIAFTISWEPSHKEPPPLPEPEQSLEATEEFWREWVEHCTYHGPYREAVIRSLITLKALTYGPTGGIVAAPTTSLPEDIGGVRNWDYRYTWLRDAAITLSSLLRTGYREEARAWREWLLRAVAGDPENLQIMYGIAGERELGEAELDWLPGYENSGPVRVGNGAAHQLQLDVYGEVTEALHLGHMTGLARNDYASLLQLKLIRYLEQHWDEPDEGIWEVRGPRRHFVHSKVMAWVAVDRTIKLIESGDADGPLDKWRELRDDIHRDVCEKGYDKERNTFTQSYGSKELDASLLLIPQMGFLPPDDKRVIGTIEAIQRELSTPDGFILRYPTSGGDEGVDGLPGDEGAFLACSFWMADDLAMIGRVDEARKLFEKLLSLRNDLGLLAEEWDPRLQRQVGNFPQAFSHVPLIDTALRLTASGAYGG
- a CDS encoding NUDIX hydrolase; the protein is MTIKDTPQAWEIRATRTPFVGGKTSVRTDEVVMPDGAVVRRDYQVHPGSVAVLALDDEDRVLLIKQYRHPVRHKLWEIPAGLLDVPGENPLHAAQRELYEEAHVKAEDWRVLTDVYTTPGGCDESVRIFLARGLSEAEGQRFAVEDEEADMEHARVPVADLVGAVLAGYVHNNCLVVGVLSLVAARAGEGVEALRPAEAPWPARPFEV
- a CDS encoding tetratricopeptide repeat protein, with the protein product MTDQAVDTGGVQLSGHAATEGHFLGRTRELKELRADIERAGLDTISGRKAPRARVLLIAGRPGSGRTALAEELVRRIADRYPDGVLRARLAEPDGTPVPVERAARELLAALDVPAPAGAGEDDLTVLLREALAPRRALLLLDDATGAEQVDALLPDAPQCLLVAVSSGPLTGIADVRPCTLGGLDTKSALELLTRYTGSVRITVDPRSAEALVEACQGEPAALTLAGGWLAARPQAAVADLARQLHAESDEGAPLSRVFGLVHTALPAPAARVLRLLSLAPAGLADPHTASALAGCSVGAARTVLDDLTALGLLRAVDSPLPQYEIPGCLHPLLRAAARTHDRPAELQLARARMLERTVRLLQSCRAVTETDSPQAREKLQNTPRALRFPTPRAAAEWLVARRPALLASARLAVADGELDTLARRLMSQLVRAMVAHLGTQAAAPDLYGVHRLVLDVAERRRLPREKAAALLNLADVDARTGRTAEALVRYRAALDAGRQAGDPYAIGRAMESVGGAHLELGDYERAADWFGRALAQRLARDERADAARLYGRMATAHTYAGHYGEAQRAWRAAAAGHRKSGDVAAHARALSELARVQEYAGRPEDSLRTCEEAVEWAGRAGDTRLQAAVRLRLADTLDRLGDPAAARLHRGEAERILEEEPAEGGTGPEQPDLAADTCEIRSASAEG